A single region of the Vicia villosa cultivar HV-30 ecotype Madison, WI linkage group LG4, Vvil1.0, whole genome shotgun sequence genome encodes:
- the LOC131595020 gene encoding protein ELF4-LIKE 4-like — MEDDTFSGIGNGTQIDTKILGTFQKSFVQVQNILDQNRLLINEINQNHESKIPDNLSRNVGLIKELNNNIRRVVDLYAELSSSFTKSIDVTSEGDSSGAVKSDGKGGHKRIRPT; from the coding sequence ATGGAGGATGATACATTTTCTGGTATTGGAAATGGCACACAAATTGATACAAAGATTTTGGGTACTTTTCAGAAGAGTTTTGTCCAAGTGCAGAACATTTTGGATCAGAACAGGTTATTAATCAACGAGATAAACCAGAATCACGAGTCCAAGATTCCGGATAATTTAAGCAGGAATGTTGGACTTATTAAAGAGCTCAACAACAATATTAGAAGAGTCGTCGATTTATACGCCGAACTTTCGAGTTCGTTTACGAAATCTATTGATGTTACTTCAGAAGGAGATTCAAGTGGTGCTGTGAAATCAGATGGAAAAGGTGGACACAAAAGAATCAGGCCTACATAG